ACCGTTCAAGGGAGTCGATGACGTGAAAGTGCAGGGTGCGAAGGTTCTGGTGACGGGGGCGGGTGGCTTCATCGGGAGCCACCTGGTGGAGGCGCTGGTCGCGCGCGGTGCCGAGGTCACGGCCATGGTGCACTACGATGCCCGGCCGGATCTCGCCAACCTGGAGTTCGCGCCCGCCGCGGTGCGCTCGAAGATCAAGGTCGTCTCCGGCAACATCGAGGATCCGTTCTTCGTGTCCTCCGCGGTGGCCGGCCAGGACGTGGTGTTCCACCTGGCGGCGTTGATCGCCATCCCGTACTCGTACGTGGCGCCGGCCAGCTACGTGCGCGCCAACGTGGAGGGCACGCTCAACGTCCTGGAGGCCGCGCGCACGCACAAGGTGTCGCGCGTCGTCCATACCTCCACCTCCGAGACTTACGGCACCGCGCTCTACACGCCCATCGACGAGAAGCACCCGCTGCAGGGCCAGTCGCCCTACTCGGCGTCGAAGATCGGCGCGGACAAGCTGGCGGAGAGCTACTTCCTGAGCTTCGGCCTGCCGGTGGCCACCATCCGCCCGTTCAACACCTTCGGGCCGCGGCAGTCGGCGCGCGCCGTCATCCCCACCATCATCAGCCAGGCCCTGTCCTCCGCGCCGGTGGTGAAGCTGGGCTCGCTCACCCCGGTGCGCGACCTCAACTACGTGGCCGACACCGTGGAGGGCTTCATCTCCGTCGCCGAGAGCGACAAGGCCCTGGGCGAGGTGGTGAACGTGGGCTCCGGCAAGGCCATCAGCATTGGCGAGCTGGCCAAGCTGATCCTCCGCCTGGCGGGGGTGAACAAGGAGATCGTCTGCGAGACCGAGCGCACCCGCCCCGAGAAGAGCGAGGTGATGACGCTCCTGGCCGACTCCCGCAAGGCCGAGGCGCTCACCGGGTGGAAGACGCGCGTGGGGCTCGAGCAGGGCCTGCGCGAGACGATCGAGTTCATCCGCAACCACGCCGACCGCTTCCGGCCGGACGTCTACAACCGGTAGGTCACCACCTTGCAAGCCATCATTCTCGCGGGTGGAAAGGGCACGCGCCTGCGGCCCTACACCACCAACTTCCCCAAGCCGCTGATGCCCATCGATGATCTCCCCATCCTGGAGATCGTCGTGCGGCAGCTGGCGCGCGCGGGCTTCGACCGGCTCATCATCACCACCGGCCACCTGGCCGAGCTCATCCGCGTCTTCTGCGGGGATGGCAGCAAGTGGGGCGTGCACATCCAGTACTCCCACGAGGAGGAGCCGCTGGGGACCGCTGGGCCGCTGTCGCTCATCCAGGACAAGCTCGACGAGAACTTCCTGGTGATGAACGGTGACCTGCTCACCACCATGGACTACCGCCGCGCCTTCGAGTCGCACGTGGCCAGCGGCGCCATGGCCACCATCAGCCTCTACCAGCGCGACGTGAAGATCGACTTCGGCGTGGTGGAGGAGGAGCCCACCGGGCAGCTCGGCCGCTACATCGAGAAGCCGACGCT
This is a stretch of genomic DNA from Archangium violaceum. It encodes these proteins:
- a CDS encoding GDP-mannose 4,6-dehydratase → MKVQGAKVLVTGAGGFIGSHLVEALVARGAEVTAMVHYDARPDLANLEFAPAAVRSKIKVVSGNIEDPFFVSSAVAGQDVVFHLAALIAIPYSYVAPASYVRANVEGTLNVLEAARTHKVSRVVHTSTSETYGTALYTPIDEKHPLQGQSPYSASKIGADKLAESYFLSFGLPVATIRPFNTFGPRQSARAVIPTIISQALSSAPVVKLGSLTPVRDLNYVADTVEGFISVAESDKALGEVVNVGSGKAISIGELAKLILRLAGVNKEIVCETERTRPEKSEVMTLLADSRKAEALTGWKTRVGLEQGLRETIEFIRNHADRFRPDVYNR
- a CDS encoding sugar phosphate nucleotidyltransferase, which produces MQAIILAGGKGTRLRPYTTNFPKPLMPIDDLPILEIVVRQLARAGFDRLIITTGHLAELIRVFCGDGSKWGVHIQYSHEEEPLGTAGPLSLIQDKLDENFLVMNGDLLTTMDYRRAFESHVASGAMATISLYQRDVKIDFGVVEEEPTGQLGRYIEKPTLSYNVSMGINFFNRGALRHMERGKRLDIPELMMRLKQAGERVACARQDCYWLDIGRTDDYQVATDEFQKRRDQFLPRHG